In Bubalus bubalis isolate 160015118507 breed Murrah chromosome 3, NDDB_SH_1, whole genome shotgun sequence, a genomic segment contains:
- the WDR81 gene encoding WD repeat-containing protein 81 isoform X2, translating into MALGSRGREVALTAKAEHWSPPPSPDMEELLRSVERDLNIDARQLAPAPGGAHVVALVPARWLASLRERRLPPGPCPRAESLSEAEVRTLLQRSVQRLPAGWTRVEVHGLRKRRLSYPLGGLPFEEGSSIPETLTRFMQDVAAQNYRNLWRHAYHTYGQPYSHSPAPAAVPALDSVRQALQRVYGCPFLPLGEAAQCPSYAREGPCAPRGCPASPSLLRAEALLESPEMLYVVHPYVQFSLHDVVTFSPAKLTNSQAKVLFILFRVLRAMDACHHQGLACGALSLHHIAVDEKLCSELRLDLSAYERPEEAGDEETPEARNGAGVEPGEEGRRGPGCPTCQEELRGLVLDWVHGRISNFHYLMQLNRLAGRRQGDPNYHPVLPWVVDFTAPRGRFRDLRKSKFRLNKGDKQLDFTYEMTRQAFVAGGAGGGEPPHVPHHISDVLSDITYYVYKARRTPRSVLCGHVRAQWEPHEYPASMERMQSWTPDECIPEFYTDPSIFCSIHPDMPDLDVPAWCRSNQEFVAAHRALLESREVSQDLHHWIDLTFGYKLQGKEAVKEKNVCLHLVDAHTHLTSYGVVQLFDQPHPQRLAGAPALAPEPPLVPRLWFQTIQESTGREDFPAQLTNGMGRTVLEATPCEAGWARDRPGVGEDELEQATEALDSISLAGKTGDQLGPSPSSTSSSSQVPGLLPFSGASASRPGRRNRAAGTDPGEGEEGKILLPEGFSPLQALEELEKLGNFLTKGLGGHLEVPEQPWVQPPVQLRDLFHRDMQALGVLLAEMVFATRVRTLQPDAPLWVRFKAVQGLCARHPKEVPVSLQPVLDTLLQLSGPQGPVVAGRGKLDPLFTYRPVSQGLPPPCPAQLLSPFSSVIPFPPYFPALHKFILLYQVRRVEDEAQGRELVFALWQQLGAVLSDITPEGLEILLPFVLSLMSEEHTAVYAAWYLFEPVAKALGPKNANKYLLKPLIGAYESPCQLHGRFYLYTDCFVAQLMVRLGLQAFLVHLLPHVLQVLAGVEASQEENKGLAGAAEDEESGLPGAGPGSCAFEEEIHMEREPAAASGLGLPDYTSGVSFHDQADLPETEDFQAGLYVAESPQPQEAEAVSLGRLSDKSSTSEASLGEERVADEGGIPVDKSSLRSGDSSQDLKQSEGSEEDEEEEEGCVVLEVGEGEGEQEEVPETSELTLSDTVLSMDTVVAGDAGANGEEEEEPLTEQSEGKEQKILLDTACKMVRWLSAKLGPTVASRHVARNLLRLLTSCYIGPTRQQFTGGSGESPPLSVGNIYQKRPILGDIVSAPVLSCLLHIAHLYGEPVLTYQYLPYISYLVAPGSTSGPSRLNSRKEAGLLAAVTLTQKIIVYLSDTTLMDILPRISHEVLLPVLSFLTSLVTGFPSGAQARTVLCMKTISLIALICLRIGQEMVQQHLSEPVATFFRVFSQLHELRHQDLKLESVGRSEGQLPEVAFSDGQLRPADPALLDELQKVTSSGKSSPTTSWWGSWRGCTWTASARAAAALPVWSPPHPAPARSGTPRVGAAPRTTATQGPLGASWLGTASRSPMTPSLTAPARWAPSLGWAAGSPAARVRTMR; encoded by the exons ATGGCCCTGGGGAGCAGGGGGCGGGAAGTCGCGCTTACGGCGAAGGCGGAGCACTGGTCACCGCCCCCGAGCCCCGACATGGAGGAGCTGCTCCGGAGCGTGGAGAGGGACCTGAACATCGATGCCCGGCAGCTGGCTCCGGCCCCGGGGGGCGCGCACGTGGTGGCTCTAGTGCCCGCGCGCTGGCTGGCCAGCCTCCGCGAGCGCAGGCTGCCCCCGGGACCCTGTCCGCGCGCCGAAAGCCTGAGCGAAGCGGAAGTCAGGACTCTCTTGCAACGCTCCGTGCAGAGGCTGCCTGCCGGCTGGACTCGAGTGGAGGTGCACGGGCTGCGGAAACGAAGGCTCTCCTACCCGCTGGGCGGCCTGCCTTTTGAGGAGGGGTCCAGCATCCCAGAGACCCTCACTCGTTTCATGCAGGATGTGGCTGCCCAGAATTATCGCAACCTGTGGCGCCACGCGTATCACACTTACGGGCAGCCCTACAGTCATAGCCCTGCCCCTGCGGCTGTCCCTGCCCTGGATTCAGTGCGACAGGCTCTGCAGAGGGTCTATGGTTGCCCTTTCCTGCCACTGGGTGAAGCTGCGCAGTGCCCCTCATATGCCAGAGAAGGCCCCTGTGCCCCTCGGGGCTGCCCTGCCTCTCCCAGTCTTCTGAGAGCCGAGGCTCTGTTGGAGTCACCGGAGATGCTCTACGTGGTCCACCCGTATGTGCAGTTCTCCCTGCACGATGTGGTCACCTTCAGCCCCGCCAAGCTGACCAACAGCCAAGCCAAGGTGCTCTTCATTCTCTTCCGTGTGCTGAGGGCCATGGATGCCTGTCACCACCAGGGACTGGCCTGTGGGGCCCTGTCTTTGCACCACATCGCTGTGGATGAGAAACTTTGCAGCGAGCTCCGCCTGGACCTGAGTGCTTATGAAAGGCCCGAGGAGGCAGGGGATGAGGAGACCCCGGAAGCAAGAAACGGGGCAGGTGTCGAGCCTGGCGAGGAGGGACGCCGGGGACCTGGGTGTCCCACCTGCCAGGAGGAGCTCAGGGGCCTTGTGCTAGACTGGGTCCACGGCCGCATTAGCAACTTTCACTACCTCATGCAACTGAATCGGTTGGCAGGTCGGCGGCAGGGGGACCCCAACTACCACCCGGTGCTGCCCTGGGTGGTTGACTTCACCGCGCCCCGTGGGCGCTTCAGAGACCTGCGCAAGTCCAAGTTCCGCCTCAACAAGGGGGATAAGCAGCTGGACTTCACATATGAGATGACCCGGCAGGCGTTTGTGGCAGGGGGTGCAGGCGGCGGGGAGCCACCTCACGTCCCTCACCACATCTCCGACGTGCTTTCTGACATCACCTACTATGTGTACAAGGCCCGGCGCACACCCCGGTCGGTGCTCTGTGGACACGTGCGGGCACAGTGGGAGCCCCACGAGTACCCGGCCAGCATGGAGCGGATGCAGAGCTGGACTCCAGATGAGTGCATTCCCGAGTTCTACACCGACCCCTCCATCTTCTGCTCCATCCACCCCGACATGCCTGACCTGGATGTGCCGGCCTGGTGCCGCTCCAACCAGGAGTTCGTGGCTGCCCACCGGGCGCTGCTGGAGAGCCGAGAGGTGTCCCAGGACCTACACCACTGGATTGACCTCACCTTTGGCTACAAACTACAGGGCAAGGAGGCTGTGAAGGAGAAGAACGTGTGTCTGCACCTGGTGGACGCCCACACGCACCTGACCAGCTATGGCGTGGTGCAGCTCTTCGATCAGCCGCATCCCCAGCGCCTGGCGGGGGCCCCTGCCCTCGCCCCTGAACCTCCCCTCGTCCCCAGGCTGTGGTTCCAGACCATCCAGGAGAGCACAGGCCGGGAGGACTTCCCTGCACAGCTTACAAATGGGATGGGCAGGACAGTTTTGGAGGCCACTCCCTGTGAGGCTGGCTGGGCCAGGGACAGGCCCGGGGTAGGGGAAGATGAGTTGGAGCAGGCCACAGAAGCTCTGGATTCCATCTCTCTCGCTGGGAAGACAGGTGACCAGCTGGGACCGTCTCCCTCCTCTACTTCCTCCTCCAGTCAAGTCCCAGGCCTCTTGCCTTTCTCAGGGGCCTCAGCCTCTCGACCGGGCCGTCGGAACAGAGCTGCTGGGACAGACCCCGGGGAAGGTGAGGAGGGCAAGATTCTTCTTCCGGAGGGCTTCAGTCCTCTGCAGGCTCTGGAGGAGCTGGAGAAACTAGGCAATTTCTTGACCAAAGGCCTAGGGGGCCACTTGGAGGTGCCTGAGCAACCCTGGGTTCAGCCCCCCGTGCAGCTGCGGGACCTCTTTCATCGGGACATGCAGGCTCTGGGGGTCCTGTTGGCTGAGATGGTGTTTGCCACCAGAGTCCGGACACTGCAGCCTGACGCGCCTTTGTGGGTACGCTTCAAGGCTGTGCAGGGGCTCTGTGCACGCCATCCCAAGGAGGTCCCAGTGTCTCTGCAGCCCGTGCTGGACACACTCCTGCAGCTGAGTGGCCCTCAAGGCCCCGTGGTTGCAGGGAGGGGCAAGCTGGACCCACTGTTTACATATAGGCCCGTCTCCCAGGGattgcccccaccctgccccgcccAGCTCCTCAGCCCCTTCAGCTCTGTGATCCCCTTCCCCCCATACTTCCCCGCGCTGCACAAATTCATCCTCCTGTACCAGGTGAGGCGCGTGGAGGACGAGGCCCAGGGGCGGGAGCTGGTCTTTGCCCTGTGGCAGCAGCTGGGTGCCGTTCTGAGTGACATCACCCCCGAGGGCTTGGAGATCTTGCTGCCTTTCGTGCTGTCACTCATGTCTGAGGAGCACACGGCTGTGTATGCAGCCTGGTACCTATTTGAACCTGTAGCCAAGGCCCTGGGCCCCAAGAATGCCAATAAGTACCTTCTGAAGCCTCTCATTGGGGCCTACGAGAGCCCCTGCCAGCTCCATGGCCGCTTCTACCTGTACACTGACTGCTTTGTGGCCCAGCTGATGGTGCGGCTGGGCCTGCAGGCCTTTCTTGTCCACCTCCTGCCCCACGTCCTGCAGGTGTTGGCTGGCGTGGAGGCCTCCCAGGAGGAAAACAAGGGCCTGGCGGGGGCCGCCGAGGATGAGGAAAGTGGGCTCCCGGGGGCCGGGCCCGGGTCTTGTGCCTTTGAGGAGGAGATCCACATGGAAAGGGAGCCTGCGGCTGCCTCGGGCCTGGGGCTCCCGGACTACACCTCTGGCGTCAGCTTCCACGACCAGGCTGACCTCCCCGAAACGGAGGACTTCCAGGCCGGGCTCTACGTGGCCGAGTCCCCTCAGCCCCAGGAGGCTGAGGCTGTGAGCCTGGGCCGGCTGAGCGACAAGAGCAGCACCAGCGAGGCCTCCCTGGGCGAGGAGCGGGTGGCCGACGAGGGGGGCATCCCAGTGGACAAGAGCAGCCTCAGGTCAGGCGACAGCAGCCAAGACTTGAAGCAAAGTGAGGGCTcagaggaggacgaggaggaggaggaaggctgtgtggtgttggaggtgggggagggggagggtgaaCAAGAAGAGGTCCCTGAGACGTCGGAGCTCACGCTCTCCGACACTGTGCTGTCCATGGATACGGTTGTGGCTGGTGACGCCGGGGCCAacggggaggaagaagaggagccgCTGACCGAGCAGTCGGAGGGCAAAGAACAGAAGATCCTTCTTG ATACGGCCTGCAAGATGGTCCGCTGGCTGTCCGCCAAGCTCGGCCCCACTGTGGCCTCTCGCCACGTGGCCCGGAACCTGCTCCGCCTGCTGACGTCGTGTTACATTG GGCCCACCCGGCAGCAGTTCACCGGGGGCAGTGGCGAGAGCCCCCCGCTGAGTGTGGGCAACATCTATCAGAAGAGACCGATCCTGGGCGACATAGTGTCTGCGCCCGTGCTCAGCTGCCTCCTGCACATCGCCCACCTCTATGGAGAGCCCGTCCTCACCTACCAGTACCTGCCCTACATCAGCTACCTG GTGGCCCCGGGTAGCACCTCAGGCCCCAGTCGACTGAACAGCCGCAAGGAGGCGGGGCTGCTGGCTGCCGTGACGCTGACCCAGAAGATCATCGTGTACCTCTCGGACACCACCCTCATGGACATCCTGCCCCGAATCAGCCACGAGGTCTTGCTGCCCGTGCTCAGCTTCCTCACATCTCTCGTCACTGG GTTCCCAAGTGGAGCCCAGGCCCGGACTGTCCTGTGTATGAAGACCATCAGCCTCATCGCCCTCATCTGCCTGCGTATCGGACAGGAGATGGTCCAGCAGCACCTGAGTGAGCCCGTGGCCACCTTCTTTCGTGTCTTCTCTCAGCTGCATGAACTTCGGCACCAG GATCTGAAGCTGGAGTCCGTGGGCCGCAGTGAGGGCCAGCTGCCAGAGGTGGCCTTCTCTGATGGGCAGCTGCGGCCGGCGGACCCCGCCCTGCTGGACGAGCTGCAGAAG GTGACATCATCCGGAAAATCGTCCCCAACCACGAGCTGGTGGGGGAGCTGGCGGGGCTGTACCTGGACAGCATCAGCCCGAGCAGCCGCAGCCCTGCCAGTGTGGAGCCCACCGCACCCAGCACCGGCCCGGAGTGGGACCCCCAGAGTGGGGGCTGCCCCCAGGACGACGGCCACTCAGGGACCTTTGGGAGCGTCCTGGTTGGGAACCGCATCCAGATCCCCGATGACTCCCAGCCTGACAGCCCCGGCCCGCTGGGCCCCATCTCTGGGGTGGGCGGCGGGGAGCCCGGCAGCCAGAGTGAGGACAATGCGCTGA